Proteins from one Limanda limanda chromosome 4, fLimLim1.1, whole genome shotgun sequence genomic window:
- the drd5a gene encoding D(1B) dopamine receptor, translated as MENPAKYLSSVQGIDSVPAPQGEIMWNSTETEATSEGGKDMVVRTVTGCLLSLLILSTLLGNILVCSAVLRFRHLRTKVTNIFIVSLALSDLFVAVLVMPWKAVAEVAGYWPFGTFCNVWVAFDIMCSTASILNLCIISVDRYWAISSPFRYERKMTQRVAFVMISITWTLSVLISFIPVQLNWHKARADDMAGAHNSSTSWPMEENCDSSLSREYAISSSLISFYIPVAIMIVTYTRIYRIAQIQIRRIASLERAAEHAQSCRTNRIECQHHNTLKTSIKRETKVFKTLSVIMGVFVCCWLPFFILNCMVPFCDRPATDREAGLPCVSETTFDVFVWFGWTNSSLNPIIYAFNAEFRKAFASLLGCRNFCSNTPVETVNISNELVSYNQDTLIHKEIANAYVNMIPNVVECIEHEETFDRISQFSHNNDNATDSVCDLEDCEADISLDRMSPFTPNGLH; from the coding sequence ATGGAGAACCCAGCCAAGTACCTCTCATCGGTGCAGGGCATTGACTCTGTGCCGGCACCCCAAGGAGAGATTATGTGGAACAGCACCGAAACAGAGGCAACAAGCGAAGGAGGAAAGGATATGGTGGTGCGCACGGTGACGGGTTGTCTGCTGTCCCTTCTCATCCTTTCGACCCTCCTGGGGAATATACTGGTTTGTTCCGCGGTTTTGCGCTTTCGGCACCTTCGGACAAAAGTCACCAACATTTTCATCGTCTCCCTGGCTCTATCGGATTTATTCGTGGCCGTCCTGGTGATGCCGTGGAAAGCTGTGGCAGAGGTGGCGGGTTACTGGCCCTTCGGCACTTTCTGTAACGTATGGGTCGCTTTTGACATTATGTGCTCCACCGCCTCCATCCTCAACCTCTGCATTATCAGCGTGGATAGATACTGGGCCATCTCAAGCCCCTTCCGCTACGAGAGGAAAATGACCCAGCGAGTTGCCTTTGTTATGATAAGCATCACTTGGACGTTGTCTGTGCTCATTTCATTCATACCGGTCCAGTTAAACTGGCACAAAGCCAGAGCTGACGACATGGCTGGGGCGCACAACTCTTCCACGAGTTGGCCGATGGAGGAAAACTGCGATTCCAGCCTGAGCAGAGAGTACGCTATATCCTCCTCTTTGATTAGTTTCTATATTCCCGTGGCGATTATGATTGTGACTTACACCCGCATATACCGGATTGCACAGATACAAATTAGGAGGATAGCCTCCCTGGAGAGAGCAGCAGAACACGCGCAAAGTTGCAGGACCAACAGAATCGAGTGCCAACACCACAACACCTTGAAAACGTCGATCAAACGGGAAACCAAAGTGTTCAAAACTCTGTCGGTGATTAtgggtgtctttgtgtgttgctGGTTACCCTTCTTCATCCTGAACTGCATGGTCCCGTTCTGCGACAGGCCAGCCACAGACCGGGAGGCGGGTCTGCCATGCGTCAGCGAAACAACTTTCGATGTCTTCGTGTGGTTCGGCTGGACCAATTCCTCCCTCAACCCCATCATCTACGCCTTCAACGCCGAGTTCAGAAAGGCCTTCGCCAGCCTCCTGGGTTGTCGCAATTTCTGCTCCAACACGCCGGTGGAAACGGTAAACATTAGTAACGAGCTGGTCTCATATAACCAAGATACCCTCATCCACAAGGAAATTGCGAACGCCTACGTCAACATGATCCCAAACGTTGTTGAATGTATTGAGCACGAAGAGACCTTCGACAGGATTTCACAGTTTTCTCACAACAACGACAATGCCACCGACTCCGTCTGTGACCTGGAAGACTGCGAGGCAGACATCAGTTTGGACAGGATGTCACCATTCACACCTAATGGATTACACTGA
- the otop1 gene encoding proton channel OTOP1 yields the protein MVEHSGLDIMCLNKYCHSSSSSSSSEQDKKTFAKLKLSLSGDYPRKNAEILSGQYGTNLLLIGAALMLAIAHHDPFVKEEHFLSFVTCLMSLQLMWMMWYILVRDRQKNTRTEKDVHATTCWIRGGLTLLALLSLIMDAFRIGYYVGYQSCVSAVLGVYPVIHATHTIMQVHFLWFHIKDVIKSFETFERFGVIHAVFTNLLLWCNGVMSEAEHFLNNHMRRLSALGYGNLTIAHSDPLCNCTTSTCSMFTSSLYYLYPFNIEYHIFVSAMLFVMWKNIGRTIDLSSNRKRLATKTRGLSVGPLLGLLALASTIGILVVYITHVESLQTRQSAISMFYIYGIVMLLFMCFAGALGLLIYRADHIPLDTSKNPSRQLDTELLFGSSIGSWLMSWCSIVAVMSTNSSPPYLWTNFLYSLLIVLEKYMQNLFIIESLYRQQGDREREDPELPSSPEIFSVTSSLAPPYNGIINRAYETPEKACVTMENEQEESGQVYRCPRKPSEVPLPIGSKVVEPPNIKRQILKNLSVFLIMCNISLWILPAFGCRPQYDNGLEQETFGFSIWTTVLNFAIPLNLFYRMHSVASLFEVFRRV from the exons ATGGTGGAACACAGCGGCCTGGATATCATGTGTCTGAACAAGTACTGCCACagttcctcctcgtcctccagctCCGAGCAGGACAAGAAGACCTTCGCCAAGTTAAAGCTCAGCTTGTCGGGGGACTACCCGAGGAAGAACGCGGAGATCCTCAGCGGTCAGTACGGGACCAACCTGCTGCTGATCGGGGCCGCGCTGATGCTGGCCATCGCGCACCATGACCCCTTCGTCAAGGAAGAGCACTTTCTGTCCTTCGTCACCTGCCTCATGAGCCTGCAGCTGATGTGGATGATGTGGTACATACTGGTGCGGGACAGACAGAAGAACACGCGGACCGAGAAAGACGTGCACGCCACCACATGCTGGATAAGAG GTGGTTTGACTCTCCTTGCACTCCTCTCACTTATTATGGACGCTTTCAGAATCGGGTATTATGTTGGCTACCAGTCTTGTGTGTCGGCTGTGCTCGGGGTATATCCTGTCATCCATGCAACTCACACCATAATGCAG GTGCATTTTCTATGGTTTCACATCAAGGATGTCATCAAGAGCTTTGAAACATTTGAAAG GTTCGGTGTAATCCACGCAGTCTTTACAAATCTCCTCCTGTGGTGCAACGGTGTGATGTCAGAGGCCGAGCACTTCTTGAACAACCATATGAGAAGACTTTCTGCCCTGGGCTATGGAAACCTCACTATAG ctcacTCGGATCCTCTCTGTAACTGCACCACCAGCACTTGCTCCATGTTCACCAGCAGCCTCTACTATCTCTATCCCTTCAACATCGAGTACCACATCTTTGTCTCTGCCATGCTCTTCGTCATGTGGAAAAACATCGGACGGACCATTGACCTTTCTTCGAACAGGAAAAGGTTGGCCACAAAAACCCGGGGCCTGTCCGTGGGCCCTCTCCTGGGTCTGCTAGCCCTGGCCAGCACTATCGGGATCCTGGTGGTCTACATCACCCATGTGGAGTCCCTTCAGACACGTCAGTCTGCCATTTCCATGTTCTACATTTACGGCATTGTCATGCTACTGTTCATGTGCTTTGCCGGGGCTTTAGGTCTTCTCATATACCGAGCGGACCATATACCACTGGACACTTCCAAGAACCCGTCGAGACAGCtggacacagagctgctgtttggATCCTCTATCGGCTCCTGGCTCATGTCCTGGTGCAGCATTGTGGCTGTGATGAGTACCAATAGCAGCCCTCCTTACCTGTGGACAAACTTCCTCTACTCTCTGCTGATTGTGCTGGAGAAGTACATGCAGAACCTCTTTATCATAGAGTCTCTTTACCGCCAGcaaggggacagagagagggaggacccAGAGTTACCGTCTTCTCCCGAAATCTTCTCCGTCACCTCCTCTTTAGCCCCGCCGTACAATGGCATCATCAACCGAGCTTATGAGACGCCAGAGAAAGCCTGCGTTACCATGGAGAacgagcaggaggagagcggGCAGGTGTACAGATGTCCAAGGAAACCCTCAGAGGTGCCACTGCCTATCGGGAGCAAAGTTGTAGAGCCTCCAAATATAAAGAGGCAAATCCTGAAGAATCTTTCTGTCTTCCTGATAATGTGCAACATCTCT CTATGGATCCTTCCCGCCTTTGGCTGCCGGCCACAGTACGACAACGGGCTGGAACAGGAGACTTTCGGCTTCAGCATATGGACAACAGTTCTCAATTTTGCCATCCCCTTGAACCTTTTCTACCGCATGCACTCAGTTGCCTCCCTCTTCGAGGTGTTCCGCCGGGTCTGA
- the tmem128 gene encoding transmembrane protein 128, which produces MLVTDSINTMLNDSELSTLRNRFKRDAELLMQTTTAGDEDEKSPEEKDAKPLPRINRHNVFWVVASIAVTYYFEFLQNIMENDDIKSWWFYVGLVLLGICLSLAMFCIVYLEWFKGIQNYDQEYPAIPPLATAAFIAASCSFNIALWPVWSFFTPLILFTQFMGVVMLISLLG; this is translated from the exons ATGCTAGTTACTGATAGCATCAACACCATGTTGAACGACAGTGAGCTGTCAACACTGCGGAACAGGTTCAAGAGAGATGCGGAGCTGCTTATGCAAACAACGACAGCGGGTGACGAAGATGAAAAGA GTCCGGAGGAAAAAGATGCCAAACCTCTTCCTCGCATTAACAGACACAACGTTTTCTGGGTCGTGGCATCTATAGCTGTGACCTACTATTTTGAGTTCCTCCAAAACATCATGGAGAACGATGATATCAAAAG CTGGTGGTTCTATGTGGGTCTGGTACTCCTTGGGATCTGCCTGTCGCTGGCCATGTTTTGTATTGTATACCTGGAGTGGTTCAAAGGGATCCAGAACTATGACCAAGAATATCCTGCCATTCCTCCACTCGCCACCGCCGCCTTTATTGCTGCATCATgcag cttTAACATAGCACTGTGGCCAGTGTGGTCCTTCTTCACTCCACTCATCctcttcacacagttcatgggTGTGGTCATGCTCATATCTTTGCTTGGATAA
- the lyar gene encoding cell growth-regulating nucleolar protein, whose product MVFFTCNACGESLKKAQVDKHVNMCRGCQVLSCIDCGKDFWGDDYKNHLKCISEDQKYGGKGFEAKANKGDVKQQQWIQKVNEAMDKPDISAKLKDVLKQVSVYDNVPRKKAKFQNWMRNSLKISNTNLHDEVWNILSAADSAPEVPRQTKKEEQAAPEVQMQTNGNEEKNGEPGVEKKKLNKKERKEARQQKNRKAQKNTEKTDTQDGEGDQTGKNKKKDKKRKRSNEEDEEQNGHNAENETSNKKMKIVETAESAEAQMSEDTEDQKAPKGKFNWKGNIKAVLKDSVDQELPVKKLRKKIVAAYYSFTADGNFKTEEEVLALFNKKITKNPTFKVLKDRVKLVK is encoded by the exons ATGGTGTTTTTCACCTGTAACGCCTGCGGTGAGTCCCTGAAGAAAGCTCAGGTTGATAAGCATGTGAACATGTGCCGGGGCTGCCAGGTCCTGTCCTGCATCGACTGTGGAAAAGATTTCTG GGGCGATGACTACAAGAACCACCTTAAATGCATCAGTGAAGATCAGAAGTATGGAGGCAAAGGCTTCGAGGCGAAGGCAAACAAGGgagatgtgaagcagcagcaatgGATTCAG AAAGTCAACGAGGCCATGGACAAACCCGATATCAGTGCGAAGCTAAAGGACGTGCTCAAACAAGTCAGCGTGTACGACAATGTCCCAAGAAAGAAGGCCAAGTTTCAG AACTGGATGAGGAACAGTCTTAAAATATCCAACACCAACCTTCACGATGAAGTGTGGAACATCCTTTCTGCAGCCGACAGT GCTCCAGAGGTCCCCCGGCAGACTAAAAAAGAGGAACAGGCAGCGCCTGAAGTCCAGATGCAAACTAATgggaatgaagaaaaaaatggaGAGCCAGGTgttgagaagaagaagctgaacaaAAAGGAGCGTAAAGAGGCCCGTCAGCAGAAGAACAGGAAAGCtcagaaaaacactgaaaaaacagacacacaagatgGAGAGGGAGACCAGACAggcaaaaataagaaaaaggacaaaaagagAAAGCGCAGcaatgaagaagatgaagagcagaACGGGCACAACGCTGAAAACGAGACGTCCAACAAGAAAATGAAGA TTGTTGAAACAGCAGAGTCTGCTGAGGCACAAATGTCAGAGGACACTGAGGACCAAAAAGCCCCCAAAG GCAAATTCAACTGGAAAGGGAATATCAAGGCTGTGCTGAAAGACTCCGTTGACCAGGAACTTCCAGTGAAGAAACTCAGGAAGAAG ATTGTGGCTGCCTACTATTCGTTCACTGCTGATGGAAATTTTAAAACTGAAGAGGAGGTTCTGGCACTATTCAACAAGAAGATCACTAAAAATCCCACGTTTAAAGTTTTGAAAGACCGAGTTAAACTTGTAAAGTAA
- the zbtb49 gene encoding zinc finger and BTB domain-containing protein 49, which translates to MDTVSSHSSYLLQQLQEQRIQGLLCDCTLVVKGVCFKAHKNVLAAFSSYFRSLFQSSPSQKNEVFNLVIQDVSGIGHILDYMYTSHLDLNQDNVQALLDIAQCLQVPNVQSMCNTFLKPCPPPVEIPSFSLPGMLSSEHDCLLGSSLPHDVDLHCPSESQRPGLGTDLDHPKRLPVSGPNSSSNYYTAGVTQAPVEKQLVHGYKLRNFYSKQYFKESAIQTINAANQGPGPLVVVVEEQQGQLGVNQGGNNTPVCSGNTAQPNPPITSVAVEKNPVSSLTPSDNLNAPNCDSADSMLNGLVRPKKAVYLKKYNYLRSQKALEEMCAESVSEPVLSLPKESHQEGPVVQTETPAAPTEEVTAGEGKVPETATEPRQPSPPPVTLEEQNLKPQQQAGHKQYCCDVCGKIFKHPSNLELHKRSHTGEKPFQCNVCGRYFSQAGNLQTHLRRHSGEKPYICELCGKSFTASGDVHRHKVVHTGEKPHLCDICGRGFNNLSNLKEHKRTHATDKTFTCDQCGKSFNTHRKLLKHKTRHAGEKPHSCATCGKCFVGSGDLQRHIRSHTGEKPYICNACGKSFTRSAMLRRHSNMHCKGAPDDSPVTDTSEQAPSSSDGAASFSKPDGHSKSPASASEQNFSTMMPHAGLDKPSPPPPSPPQPSPPHIDTPSPSMQLSPASTPTPLPELRSLVPHHLLSSNHHEKNTALAAADHTKLGKHHLSQEVVYGPYVENENMSLEMGRDLAGRPYLPPPDNHCSSLTSSGRTSSGSYRSTEGQFISSVTLWGLAMKTLQNDNDMEQ; encoded by the exons ATGGACACTGTGTCCAGTCACAGCTCGtacctcctgcagcagctccaggagcaGAGGATTCAGGGGCTGCTGTGTGACTGCACGCTGGTGGTCAAAGGCGTCTGCTTCAAAGCCCACAAGAATGTCCTGGCTGCTTTCAGCTCCTACTTCAG GTCTTTGTTCCAAAGTTCCCCCAGTCAAAAGAACGAGGTGTTTAACTTGGTTATCCAGGATGTCAGTGGCATCGGCCACATATTGGACTACATGTACACGTCTCACCTCGACCTCAATCAAGATAACGTACAAGCGCTCCTGGACATTGCTCAGTGCTTACAGGTTCCAAACGTGCAGAGCATGTGCAACACTTTCCTCAAGCCTTGTCCTCCACCAGTGGAGATCCCATCGTTTTCCCTCCCAGGCATGCTGAGCTCTGAGCACGACTGCCTCTTGGGAAGCAGTCTTCCTCACGATGTCGACCTCCACTGTCCCTCTGAATCCCAGAGGCCTGGCCTCGGCACTGACCTGGACCACCCCAAAAGGCTGCCAGTTTCTGGGCCTAATAGCAGCTCTAACTATTACACAGCTGGTGTCACTCAGGCACCTGTAGAAAAACAATTAGTCCATGGCTACAAGCTCCGTAACTTCTACAGTAAACAGTACTTCAAAGAAAGCGCAATTCAGACAATTAATGCAGCAAATCAAGGCCCAGGTcctttggtggtggtggtggaggagcagcagggtcAGCTCGGGGTAAACCAGGGAGGCAACAACACACCTGTATGCTCTGGAAACACAGCTCAGCCTAATCCTCCGATCACATCTGTGGCAGTGGAGAAGAACCCCGTCTCCTCTCTCACACCCTCAGACAATTTAAATGCTCCCAACTGTGACTCAGCAGACTCCATGCTCAACGGGCTAGTGCGCCCCAAGAAGGCTGTTTACCTGAAAAAATACAACTACCTGAGGTCTCAGAAAGCTTTGGAGGAGATGTGTGCTGAGTCTGTCAGCGAGCCCGTCCTCAGCCTACCAAAAGAGAGTCATCAAGAGGGGCCTGTTGTCCAGACTGAGACGCCAGCTGCTCCTACTGAGGAAGTGACTGCAGGCGAGGGGAAGGTTCCTGAGACGGCGACAGAGCCACGACAACCCAGTCCTCCACCTGTGACCCTAGAAGAGCAAAATCTGAAGCCGCAGCAGCAGGCGGGACACAAGCAGTACTGTTGTGACGTGTGTGGGAAGATTTTTAAGCACCCAAGCAACCTGGAACTGCACAAGCGCTCACATACTG GTGAAAAGCCCTTCCAGTGTAATGTTTGTGGGAGATACTTCTCACAG GCTGGAAATTTACAGACTCATCTGCGGCGACACTCTGGAGAGAAACCGTACATCTGTGAGTTATGTGGAAAAAG CTTTACAGCATCAGGTGATGTCCACCGTCACAAAGTGGTccacacaggagagaagccaCATCTCTGTGATATATGTGGTCGAG GGTTTAACAACTTGAGCAATCTCAAGGAGCACAAGAGGACTCACGCCACAGACAAGACCTTCACTTGTGACCAGTGTGGAAAATCTTTCAACACGCACAGAAAGCTTCTGAAGCACAAGACGCGCCACGCTGGAGAAAAACCACACAGCTGTGCCACGTGTG GGAAATGCTTTGTTGGCTCAGGGGACCTGCAGCGTCACATACGTTCTCACACTGGGGAGAAACCCTATATCTGTAACGCCTGTGGCAAGAGTTTCACCCGCTCTGCCATGTTGAGGAGACACAGCAACATGCACTGCAAGGGTGCTCCAGACGACAGCCCGGTCACAGACACCTCTGAGCAGGCGCCGAGTAGCTCAGACGGAGCAGCCTCGTTCTCCAAACCTGACGGCCACAGTAAATCTCCTGCCTCTGCCAGTGAGCAGAATTTCTCCACCATGATGCCCCACGCAGGGCTCGACAAAccctcaccacctcctccttcaccaccaCAGCCGTCACCACCACATATCGACACTCCTTCCCCCAGCATGCAACTCAGCCCAGCttcaacccccaccccccttccagagctccgctccCTGGTACcacatcacctcctctcctccaaccACCATGAGAAAAACACAGCACTGGCTGCCGCAGACCACACAAAGCTGGGCAAACACCACCTGTCTCAGGAGGTGGTGTACGGTCCGTATGTGGAGAATGAGAATATGTCGTTGGAGATGGGCAGAGATCTGGCGGGAAGGCCCTACCTGCCTCCTCCGGACAATCACTGCAGTTCACTTACATCTTCGGGCAGAACCAGTAGTGGCTCCTACCGGTCCACTGAGGGGCAGTTTATCTCCAGCGTGACACTGTGGGGCCTGGCAATGAAAACTCTGCAGAATGACAATGACATGGAGCAGTGA